In a single window of the Neodiprion virginianus isolate iyNeoVirg1 chromosome 1, iyNeoVirg1.1, whole genome shotgun sequence genome:
- the LOC124298138 gene encoding uncharacterized protein LOC124298138 isoform X1, protein MEDNKTEHIVMTPKCKTANSTTLIIERQAIDPPQINENESKVHIAGGDHKGIVINKQASAVSNGAFEPAQLCLEFRVFLVSAQTGKHTQESRTLQFWFAESLSSMDQPSIAQEFFRELVSPQEFPRDYVGFIKKIMKLMQHKYTTIKKLEIELKQLQEPVELPARPSSADDTAIGQHVELTLFKMLELIESAYPNPVTIVDMAQEYGWEKSAVEAILKELQAKGLVKAMEHGAFTRIVHQDTQIQVVKQMPTMVSSKQPTIAIITAQYCEKLAVDSMIENKETYVRYTTVGTASSPDGTDGVRRVTCRFGESNVYTLGNIGAHRIVCTKLPTVGHTREAMTAAGNTTTRLLGTFQKVDFVFLVGVGGGVPHYTDYNKHVRLGDVVVSDLTPFNKKYVYVYCESAKMHENGSYLFETKEYCPQNLGLQEIAANLKSQADNGTIPPWQTYLKEGIDALSTQSEHAFQPPAPESDKLYMAIGERDVIEVAHPVAPQGIKNKRLDGCPRIHLAPVASGRQIARDDQLRQKFATKFGVLAFDAEMDAVVESVLGNCRESFAVVRGISDYKDGSRAKEWQPYASLAAASVVKAVICAMDPPTNV, encoded by the exons atgGAGGATAACAAGACTG AACACATTGTAATGACACCCAAGTGCAAAACTGCCAATTCTACAACGTTAATAATCGAACGCCAGGCGATCGATCCACCtcaaattaatgaaaatgaaagcAAAGTTCACATTGCTGGCGGAGATCACAAAGGAATCGTCATTAACAAACAAGCTAGTGCTG TATCAAATGGAGCATTCGAACCTGCGCAATTATGTCTGGAATTCAGGGTGTTTCTTGTGAGTGCACAAACAGGAAAACACACACAAGAATCAAGGACTTTGCAATTTTGGTTCGCAGAATCGCTTTCCAGCATGGACCAGCCGAGCATTGCTCAGGAATTTTTCCGTGAATTGGTCAGCCCACAAGAGTTTCCCAGAG ATTATGTGGGttttataaagaaaataatgaaattaatgcAACACAAGTACACTACGATCAAGAAGCTCGAGATTGAACTAAAGCAATTACAGGAGCCAGTTGAGCTTCCGGCTAGACCAT catCGGCAGATGACACGGCTATCGGACAACACGTTGAGCTGACCTTGTTCAAAATGCTTGAACTGATTGAGTCCGCATATCCGAATCCAGTTACCATAGTAGATATGGCTCA GGAATATGGCTGGGAAAAATCTGCAGTTGAAGCTATATTGAAAGAACTACAAGCAAAGGGTCTTGTTAAAGCAATGGAGCATGGAGCATTTACCCGAATTGTACATCAAGACACTCAAATCCAG gtCGTTAAGCAAATGCCCACAATGGTTAGCTCTAAACAGCCAACAATAGCTATTATTACTGCTCAGTACTGCGAGAAACTGGCTGTTGATtcaatgattgaaaataaggAAACTTACGTTCGCTACACAACCGTCG GTACAGCAAGCTCTCCAGATGGTACTGATGGAGTACGAAGAGTCACGTGTCGGTTTG GAGAATCTAACGTTTACACACTGGGTAATATTGGTGCTCACAGAATTGTATGCACAAAGTTGCCTACTGTTGGCCATACCAGGGAAGCAATGACTGCAGCTGGAAATACAACTACTAGATTACTCG GAACATTCCAAAAAGTGGACTTTGTATTTCTCGTTGGGGTTGGTGGAGGTGTTCCTCATTATACCGATTACAACAAACATGTTAGATTGGGTGACGTGGTTGTCTCAGATTTAACTCCGttcaacaaaaaatacgtttacgTTTATTGCGAAAGTGCCAAGATGCATGAAAACGGAAGTTATTTGTTTGAAACCAAAGAATATTGCCCGCAAAATTTAGGACTACAGGAAATCGCCGCGAACCTGAAATCACAG GCAGACAATGGGACAATACCACCTTGGCAAACTTATTTAAAAGAAGGTATAGATGCATTGAGCACACAGTCTGAACATGCCTTTCAACCACCCGCACCAGAATCAGATAAACTGTACATGGCTATTGGTGAAAGGGATGTTATTGAAGTAGCTCACCCTGTTGCTCCGcagggaataaaaaataaaag aCTGGATGGCTGCCCGCGAATACATCTTGCTCCAGTAGCGTCTGGACGTCAAATTGCCCGAGACGATCAACTCAGACAAAAGTTTGCTACCAAGTTTGGAGTGCTTGCATTTGATGCAGAAATGGATGCAGTGGTAGAGAGTGTTTTGGGTAACTGTCGCGAAAGCTTTGCGGTTGTAAGAGGTATTTCAGATTACAAAGATGGTTCTAGAGCCAAGGAATGGCAGCCATATGCATCACTGGCAGCAGCCAGCGTAGTTAAAGCTGTAATATGTGCAATGGATCCACCAACCAATGTTTAA
- the LOC124298138 gene encoding uncharacterized protein LOC124298138 isoform X2, whose protein sequence is MEDNKTEHIVMTPKCKTANSTTLIIERQAIDPPQINENESKVHIAGGDHKGIVINKQASAVSNGAFEPAQLCLEFRVFLVSAQTGKHTQESRTLQFWFAESLSSMDQPSIAQEFFRELVSPQEFPRDYVGFIKKIMKLMQHKYTTIKKLEIELKQLQEPVELPARPSSADDTAIGQHVELTLFKMLELIESAYPNPVTIVDMAQEYGWEKSAVEAILKELQAKGLVKAMEHGAFTRIVHQDTQIQVVKQMPTMVSSKQPTIAIITAQYCEKLAVDSMIENKETYVRYTTVGESNVYTLGNIGAHRIVCTKLPTVGHTREAMTAAGNTTTRLLGTFQKVDFVFLVGVGGGVPHYTDYNKHVRLGDVVVSDLTPFNKKYVYVYCESAKMHENGSYLFETKEYCPQNLGLQEIAANLKSQADNGTIPPWQTYLKEGIDALSTQSEHAFQPPAPESDKLYMAIGERDVIEVAHPVAPQGIKNKRLDGCPRIHLAPVASGRQIARDDQLRQKFATKFGVLAFDAEMDAVVESVLGNCRESFAVVRGISDYKDGSRAKEWQPYASLAAASVVKAVICAMDPPTNV, encoded by the exons atgGAGGATAACAAGACTG AACACATTGTAATGACACCCAAGTGCAAAACTGCCAATTCTACAACGTTAATAATCGAACGCCAGGCGATCGATCCACCtcaaattaatgaaaatgaaagcAAAGTTCACATTGCTGGCGGAGATCACAAAGGAATCGTCATTAACAAACAAGCTAGTGCTG TATCAAATGGAGCATTCGAACCTGCGCAATTATGTCTGGAATTCAGGGTGTTTCTTGTGAGTGCACAAACAGGAAAACACACACAAGAATCAAGGACTTTGCAATTTTGGTTCGCAGAATCGCTTTCCAGCATGGACCAGCCGAGCATTGCTCAGGAATTTTTCCGTGAATTGGTCAGCCCACAAGAGTTTCCCAGAG ATTATGTGGGttttataaagaaaataatgaaattaatgcAACACAAGTACACTACGATCAAGAAGCTCGAGATTGAACTAAAGCAATTACAGGAGCCAGTTGAGCTTCCGGCTAGACCAT catCGGCAGATGACACGGCTATCGGACAACACGTTGAGCTGACCTTGTTCAAAATGCTTGAACTGATTGAGTCCGCATATCCGAATCCAGTTACCATAGTAGATATGGCTCA GGAATATGGCTGGGAAAAATCTGCAGTTGAAGCTATATTGAAAGAACTACAAGCAAAGGGTCTTGTTAAAGCAATGGAGCATGGAGCATTTACCCGAATTGTACATCAAGACACTCAAATCCAG gtCGTTAAGCAAATGCCCACAATGGTTAGCTCTAAACAGCCAACAATAGCTATTATTACTGCTCAGTACTGCGAGAAACTGGCTGTTGATtcaatgattgaaaataaggAAACTTACGTTCGCTACACAACCGTCG GAGAATCTAACGTTTACACACTGGGTAATATTGGTGCTCACAGAATTGTATGCACAAAGTTGCCTACTGTTGGCCATACCAGGGAAGCAATGACTGCAGCTGGAAATACAACTACTAGATTACTCG GAACATTCCAAAAAGTGGACTTTGTATTTCTCGTTGGGGTTGGTGGAGGTGTTCCTCATTATACCGATTACAACAAACATGTTAGATTGGGTGACGTGGTTGTCTCAGATTTAACTCCGttcaacaaaaaatacgtttacgTTTATTGCGAAAGTGCCAAGATGCATGAAAACGGAAGTTATTTGTTTGAAACCAAAGAATATTGCCCGCAAAATTTAGGACTACAGGAAATCGCCGCGAACCTGAAATCACAG GCAGACAATGGGACAATACCACCTTGGCAAACTTATTTAAAAGAAGGTATAGATGCATTGAGCACACAGTCTGAACATGCCTTTCAACCACCCGCACCAGAATCAGATAAACTGTACATGGCTATTGGTGAAAGGGATGTTATTGAAGTAGCTCACCCTGTTGCTCCGcagggaataaaaaataaaag aCTGGATGGCTGCCCGCGAATACATCTTGCTCCAGTAGCGTCTGGACGTCAAATTGCCCGAGACGATCAACTCAGACAAAAGTTTGCTACCAAGTTTGGAGTGCTTGCATTTGATGCAGAAATGGATGCAGTGGTAGAGAGTGTTTTGGGTAACTGTCGCGAAAGCTTTGCGGTTGTAAGAGGTATTTCAGATTACAAAGATGGTTCTAGAGCCAAGGAATGGCAGCCATATGCATCACTGGCAGCAGCCAGCGTAGTTAAAGCTGTAATATGTGCAATGGATCCACCAACCAATGTTTAA